From a single Artemia franciscana chromosome 9, ASM3288406v1, whole genome shotgun sequence genomic region:
- the LOC136030804 gene encoding uncharacterized protein C05D11.13-like, which produces MAEETAEEVAQRHNAKWLVAKRGSKKRKRTEESQEQRENRLAAQREITKKNRAEESQEQRENRLAAQREITKTKRAQESLEQHEHRLAAQRKITEKHHAEESQKQRENRLAAQMRNPKNT; this is translated from the coding sequence atggcagaagaaacagccgaggaagtgGCTCAAAGACATAATGCCAAATGGCTTGTGGCTAAAAGaggaagtaagaaaagaaaacgtacCGAGGAATCCCAAGAACAACgggaaaacaggcttgcggctcaaagagaaattaccaaaaaaaatcgtgccgaggaatcacaagagcaacgtgaaaacagacttgcggctcaaagagaaattactaaaacaaaACGTGCCCAGGAATCACTAGAGCAACATGAacacaggcttgcggctcaaagaaaaattaccgaaaaacatcatgccgaggaatcacaaaaacaacgtgaaaacaggctcgcggctcaaatGAGGAATCCCAAGAacacgtga